The Chryseobacterium geocarposphaerae genome window below encodes:
- a CDS encoding response regulator transcription factor, with translation MKILIIEDEIELSKSIAEYLSEKSYLCEFASTFHEAISKIETFDYACIVLDIMLPDGNGLAILEALKKENKQDGVIIVSAKNALDDKITGLQMGADDYLTKPFHLSELMARIYSIIRRKQFNNSNIIIQNELQIDLLAKSVSINHQHIDLTKKEFDLLIYFIGNKNKVISKSTLAEHLSGDFADMLDNHDFVYAHIKNLKKKLYDAGCNHYLKTVYGTGYKWTT, from the coding sequence ATGAAAATTTTAATTATCGAAGACGAGATAGAATTATCAAAAAGTATTGCTGAATATCTTTCTGAGAAAAGTTATTTGTGTGAATTTGCGTCTACATTTCATGAAGCGATAAGCAAAATAGAGACTTTTGATTATGCCTGTATCGTCCTGGATATTATGCTTCCCGACGGAAATGGTCTTGCTATTCTGGAAGCTTTAAAGAAAGAAAACAAGCAAGACGGGGTAATTATTGTTTCTGCTAAAAATGCATTGGATGATAAGATAACTGGCCTACAGATGGGAGCCGATGATTACCTCACCAAACCTTTTCATCTTTCTGAATTAATGGCAAGAATCTACTCTATTATCCGCAGAAAGCAGTTTAACAATTCCAATATTATCATTCAGAACGAATTACAAATTGATCTTTTAGCTAAAAGCGTTTCTATCAATCATCAGCATATTGATCTTACCAAAAAGGAATTTGATCTTCTCATTTACTTCATCGGAAATAAAAATAAGGTCATTTCAAAAAGCACTTTGGCTGAACATTTATCGGGCGACTTTGCTGATATGCTGGATAATCATGATTTTGTGTATGCTCATATAAAAAATCTAAAGAAAAAACTTTATGATGCGGGCTGCAACCATTACCTGAAAACAGTGTATGGAACCGGTTATAAATGGACTACATAA